Proteins found in one Maridesulfovibrio sp. genomic segment:
- a CDS encoding tyrosine-type recombinase/integrase: MAKTQWEASTKFKGVRWYKHGTRKHGIKFDRCFAIRYAQGGKRYESVLGWETEGWSEETAYLKRAEYLHNLKTGEGPYSRKDELAAEKETNEATQRADQEKAALERLEAITFGTVFDAYMEWAKTNKKHWGNDEYRYRVHLEKHLHDKRFKDISTFQLEEIKAKLLKKLAPATVKHCIVVIRQVYNRAQEGSLGIDGKPFEWEGLNPVSGVKLKNLGTHNEKIRTIDTLDSKEGKPGRDEKLLMDMLKEKSFITYGLAMTSLYAGLRFAEAANLRWMHIDLISGHINCLDGKGGLDRKILIPIHPKLKVELEEQKKRQNSPSPDMLVWPNRNGSTVNKISATFPRAVKELGFNKGIDDRRMKLDFHSLRHSFATRLADAGTPLTVLRDLLGHRDLTMVSRYAKSSQSIADEAIARIGVTDT, from the coding sequence ATGGCTAAAACACAATGGGAAGCCTCAACCAAATTTAAAGGGGTTCGCTGGTACAAACATGGCACCCGTAAGCATGGCATAAAATTCGATCGCTGCTTTGCAATTCGGTACGCCCAAGGCGGAAAGCGATACGAAAGCGTGCTGGGCTGGGAGACAGAAGGATGGTCAGAAGAGACAGCCTACTTGAAAAGAGCTGAATACCTTCACAACCTCAAAACAGGTGAAGGCCCCTACTCCAGAAAAGATGAACTCGCTGCCGAAAAAGAAACCAATGAAGCAACCCAAAGGGCCGATCAGGAAAAAGCAGCTCTGGAGCGTCTTGAGGCCATAACCTTCGGTACTGTCTTCGATGCATACATGGAATGGGCAAAGACCAACAAGAAGCACTGGGGCAACGACGAATACCGTTATCGTGTCCACCTTGAAAAGCATCTCCACGACAAACGATTCAAGGACATATCCACTTTCCAGCTTGAAGAGATCAAAGCGAAGCTGCTCAAGAAGCTCGCCCCTGCCACAGTGAAGCACTGCATTGTCGTTATCAGGCAGGTCTATAACCGTGCTCAGGAAGGAAGTCTGGGTATCGATGGTAAACCATTCGAATGGGAAGGACTGAATCCAGTCTCCGGTGTTAAACTGAAAAACCTGGGTACACATAACGAAAAGATCCGCACCATCGACACACTTGATTCCAAGGAAGGCAAACCTGGGCGCGATGAGAAGCTGCTTATGGATATGCTTAAGGAGAAATCATTCATTACATATGGACTAGCTATGACTAGCCTCTACGCCGGTTTAAGGTTCGCTGAAGCTGCAAACCTGAGGTGGATGCACATTGACCTCATCAGCGGCCATATCAACTGTCTTGACGGAAAAGGCGGCTTAGATCGCAAGATTTTGATTCCGATCCACCCAAAACTGAAAGTTGAACTTGAAGAGCAGAAAAAACGCCAAAACTCCCCCTCACCTGACATGCTAGTCTGGCCCAACAGGAACGGCAGCACGGTCAACAAGATCAGCGCGACCTTCCCACGAGCAGTGAAAGAACTAGGCTTCAATAAAGGGATCGACGACAGACGCATGAAGCTGGACTTCCACAGTCTGCGCCACAGCTTCGCAACCAGACTGGCTGACGCAGGCACTCCCCTAACCGTGCTCCGAGACTTGCTGGGCCACCGCGACCTGACCATGGTCTCCAGATACGCAAAATCCAGCCAAAGCATCGCCGACGAAGCCATTGCCCGTATCGGCGTCACCGACACCTAA
- a CDS encoding Fic family protein, which translates to MNTIMIDTLKSRLDAHRPLPPEVVKNLREDLALRWTYNSNAIEGNTLTLQETKVVLEGVTVGGKSIAEHLEATNHAQAINLVYALVEQGDPLDVRTIKEIHSLILKGIDDRNAGVFRTVNVTISGAEHVPPDFLNLTDEMDRFMAWYSGDGAELHVVERAARVHVDFVKIHPFADGNGRTSRLLMNLELMKGGFPPVVFQNSERLSYYEALEDACVKLDYGPFLEMTERLVLDSFKPYWFALGFDEEGCSR; encoded by the coding sequence ATGAATACAATAATGATCGATACTCTCAAATCCCGCCTCGACGCACACAGGCCGCTTCCGCCCGAAGTGGTCAAGAACCTGCGTGAAGATCTGGCCCTGCGCTGGACCTACAACTCCAACGCCATTGAGGGAAACACGCTTACCCTTCAGGAAACCAAGGTCGTGCTTGAAGGCGTGACCGTTGGCGGTAAATCCATTGCCGAGCATCTTGAGGCGACCAACCATGCCCAAGCTATCAACCTTGTTTATGCTTTGGTGGAGCAGGGTGATCCGTTGGATGTTCGTACCATCAAGGAAATCCATAGTCTTATACTGAAGGGTATTGATGATCGGAATGCCGGGGTGTTTCGCACAGTGAACGTGACTATCTCTGGTGCCGAGCATGTCCCGCCGGACTTTCTGAATCTGACGGATGAAATGGACCGATTCATGGCGTGGTACAGCGGGGACGGAGCTGAACTGCACGTTGTTGAGCGTGCTGCCCGTGTCCATGTTGATTTCGTGAAGATCCATCCTTTTGCTGATGGTAATGGCCGTACTTCCCGGCTGCTGATGAACCTTGAGTTGATGAAAGGTGGGTTTCCGCCGGTTGTATTTCAGAATTCTGAGCGGTTGTCCTATTACGAAGCCTTGGAAGATGCTTGTGTGAAGCTCGACTATGGTCCGTTCTTGGAAATGACCGAGAGACTCGTGCTGGACAGCTTTAAGCCGTACTGGTTTGCATTGGGTTTTGATGAAGAGGGTTGCAGCCGTTAG